The DNA region GTTGAATTTGCGAGATTTGTTCGGATGAGCTTGAACGGTTTGTGCCTTGAAGGAGTAAGACTTGACAATATGTGTCCTGACGAATGGAGCTGACACGAAGGGAAAATTTTGCCAACAAAGAAGATCTTTGACTCTTGGGATGGGCATTATTACCAAGATAGTGTGACTACTTTATTCTTCACATGTCTTGTTTGACTCGGGAATCAGTCATCCGCGTATCGGTATGTGCGGATCTAGGACTGTCTAAAGGTCTTCCTCATTAGGTACACCGGGTATTGCAGCCATGCATGACCAAAGCTAGGATCGAAATGGTCTAAAGTACTTAAGCGGGCACGGGTGTTTAAAACGCTTGTTCAAGCAGCCCGGACTCTCCAGTTAGGTCAAATATCATCATTTTGGCACGGAATCGCTCATCTTTAAATTAGGGTCATGGAAGGGGATCGCAGCAAGAGAGCACATGGATCGCGGGAGATGCAGTATACGACGCGTAGCTCTATTTACCCGGAAAACAGGACGAACTAACCTTGTTATTATGAACCCAAAACTGTGGTGAGTGGCCGGCGACTGGCTCGCCGGCGATTAATGACCGTACAGCGTTCCCTGACCAGCGATGATTGGGACTTCATTGCCTCATCAGGAAAATCAAACTGAAATCAACCAATGGGGGATTTGAATGCGGCACATCAAAACTTTAAGTTTGAGAGTTCGAGACCCCGCCCATGTTTGTTTTCTCGAACCTTGACTAGCTTCCGTGACATGACTCTACTCAACTTGTGTTTGCCGAGAAGTCAAAGGAACGATATCTCTTTATCGGCGTGCGACTCGTTTATCAATCCTGAGTCTTGTCCAAGTCTTGGATGTGCTTTGGGAGTGCTTTGGGAGATTCTACTCGGTGAGCATCTTGTTGTTTATTTCTGTTTCCCCGACTGCAAGGACCCGAAGGTTCATTTAATGCAAGACATGACATGTCACTAGCCCACCTGCTCCGAGGCTAGCGAACTTCTATTTTGTGACGTCCACACATCAGGTTTGATGTAGTCAACATGCCTTACTCCAGTCAAAAGCCAGAGTCCGTTCATGCTTATGTCAATTATcacttgccgccgccgatgggtGAACCGTTTCCCGTTCAAATGATCGCCACGGTAGGCTTTCAGCGGACCAAGTATGACCGGCAGCTTGTGCGGGTCACAGACATGCGGACGTGCGACGAGGAGTTCAGTCTCGATACCCAAGGCTTCAAGGTCGTGAAAAGTACTATCCGGGAAAGGCAGTGGGAGGGAGATTACCGATTCTTTCTCCCCGAACAGCTTCGGAAGGACGTCCAAGAGCTCCTGATGCGACAGTAAGTCTTGTCAAATTCAGTGCTGAGGGAGGTGAGTGTGTCCTGACAAACGTCTTAGCTCGGGAGCGACATATGTCCACCCTTTTACGCCTCACGTCGTCCGTCGCGATCCCTATGAGAAGATTCTCAACATCTCCGATGATCTCCCAGATTCCCAAATGCTGAACATGCAGCCTCCCGCCATGTTTATCCATGTCGGTACGTGTAACGAGGCCACAACAGCAATGATGTGCTCACGCAAGATAGATCAATCGTACAAGGGTGCAGAAGCGGTACTTGATCGGCTACCAGATGCGGAAAGGCTTCGCGCCAAGACCAAGAACCGTTGGGGGATAATCAACGTCTGGCATCCTCTCAAGCTTGTCCAGCGTGAACCATTGGCAGTGTGTGACGCGCGCAGCGTTGAAGAATCGGATCTCCGCCCAGTCACGACGCGAATCATTCTCGGCAAGCCGCCCAATACTACGAACAAGGATAACGAGCAGTGGCACATGGTCGCAAGTCCTCATCACGAGTGGTTTTACGCCAGCAATATGACTCCTGACGAGGCATTGTTGATCAAGATTTTCGACACCAAGTTGGACGGAAGAGCTAGGCGGGTGCCGCACACAGCAATCCAAACTCCAAAGGATAATGGCCCGCCCCGAGAGAGCATTGAGATTAGATGCCTCGTATTCTGGGAAGACCAGGACTTGGAGTAGGAAGAGACTTCAGTATCATAGTGTTGTAAATAGCGATACGCATAAAGTTCACGTTGGTGTGCATTCATGAAACGGATCCGAATCTACAGAATGGCCGCCAATCACAAGAAAAGATACTTCGTCATTGACGAAGCACATACATCATATCTCTTTCAGACCTTGATTAGGATGTTTCCCACGTTTATGATATCATGGAACCCAACGTGAAATTCTGTAGTTTTCACTCTTTACGCGTCTTAAATATAGTAAACGCCGTGCTTGTGTATATTGTGTATTTCTAATGTTGCAGAGCGTTCGGATCCAGTGATCAAAAAAGGCTGTGACCATCTTACTCAGACTGATACGTGCTGCTCCTGACGCAGGCAAGCAGACAGTGTTGAATCAAGAGAAATGCTCCACTCAGGCGAAAGTGAGTGTGGATTCTTTTCTGCCAAGGTATTCCCGGATGCATGCATGCAAGACCGATAATCAAAATATGAAATAGTACATATGGAGGCGTTGTATCTAGTATTCGGGTTACATGTTTGGCTGATAAGGTTGGTTCTAGTCCCAATTCTCATTTACATCCTTCTCACCAAGGCTGCACAGGCGTACCGTAAACCGCCATGTTCACTACCTTTCCCACATCGGcgtctctttctccctccaGCACGTTAACAAGCGCCTGGCCACCAGCAGACGGATCGCCAGCAcccatcttcttcatggATTCAGGGTCCCCCTCGCCGATATCAGTGGCGAAGAAACCTGGGGCCACACACCagaccttgacgccgtcgtTCTTTAACATGCGCACCCACTCGAGCATAACCATGTTAAGGCCAACTTTGGCAGCTCTGTAAGAAATTGTGCCCACGGGCTTCGGCGTCCCAGCAGGCGGCACCCTGTAGGTGAAGTGAGAAGAGTCAGCCGCGTTGGCCAACGAGGAAACGCCACTGGTGTTGAAAATCAGCCTAGGGTCGGACGACTTCAACAGGAGCGGCAAGAAAGTGTCTGTAATGACATGAGGTCCAGTGACGTTGATATCCCAGGATTTGTTGTAGGCCTCGCGGACAGTCATGTTGCCGCGTTCAATTTGCTGATCGAGCATGACGCCTAGCAAGAGTGAGGGAGTTAGCAACCAGAGTGGTCTCCTGTTTTCGAGTGCGATATGGGGAACGTACCGGCGTTGTTTACGAGCGCATCAAGTCTGTCAACCTTGCTCTTGACAGTCTCGAATGCATTTTTGATGGAAGTATCGCTCTCAACATCAAGCTGCAGTGGCTCGACAACGCTCTGCGACTTGATTTCAGCCGCCACCGTCTCAGCGGCAGCCTTCCCCTTGGCAAAGTCACGGGAGCCGAGGAAGACGTGGTATCTTTGCTTGGATCCGAGGAGGGCTCTGACTGCTTGGTAACCAAGGCCCTTATTGGCGCCAGTGATAAGAACGATCTTGCAGTCAGACATGTTGAGTTGTTGTGTAGGCGGGGTGAAATAGTTTGCTGGATATCCAGGAGGGAAATAGACAGAGAGAGCAAAACCACCAGCTACAAAAAGCAATTGTCGGAAAAACTTGAAATCTAGGACTTGTCGTCTGCTATGTCAAAATCCTTTCCGGAGATCACTGCTGTTATTATGCATGGAACTAAATAGGCAAAGTTATCCATTTGAGCTCTCTCGATCGCGATTTCAAGCCGGCAATACCACACTTTTGTGTTAGGTTCCGATCACCAACCTGTACCTCAAATCTTACGCAATATCGAGACTGTAGCGTTGAAAAAGCTGAAATCAACGACAGGGTCACGGATCAGTCGTCAAAAGCTCAGGGGTATGGCTGTGTTTCCCGCCCGCGGGGATCGGGCCGGGAAATGGTGAACTATCGCAGTATCCACAGTTGTTACATTTCCAACCCTGCAACCATGTTCTCGGCAAGAAATTTGAACTTACTCAAGTAAAAAAATGTTGTGAGAAACATTGCTTTTGTCCAAGAAGGATGAATACCCATATGAGAGTAGCCGCCAACGGGCATTTCTCTGGATATatttttttccccttctcaGCAACCAAACGTCAACGTCACAATAAGAATGGGCTCCCCTAAGCAGTCAAAGCGTACCTTTGCTTACAGCATTTACGTCTGTAGGAAACCAGACATGGATGAACAGAGCCATCACAATCACATCGAGAACGTCAACACGCCGATTATCAAGCCACTCCTTGAGAAGTATGGAGCTGTGTGTTACACCGTTGTACGTAATTCGTAAGTATGCCCGCAATGTCATTCACTCAGTTGGAATGTGTGTAGACACATAACGACACCCCCGCCAAAGCGGACTTCAAGAGCTTATTCCCCGATGCACCGAGCGAGATGTTGCTAGACTATGATACCGTCATCTCCATCATTGTGCCGGACATCGGATGCATTGAGAAAATGCGCAAAGATCCCGACTTCTTGGACAAATTCATCCCTGATCATTTCAATTTCGCGGACATGAATCGTAGTCGGTAAGCTGATTAAGGCATTTCCAATCAAATATTGCGTTCGAAACTGCTGATCAACATGTCTGGCAACAGTTGTGTTGTAGGATGGGCAGAACACTACAGTTTCTAGTGATTGGGAGACGAAGACCAATGGGGTTGAAAAAGAATCCTTGCTTCCGAGTGTATGGGACTGTGAATGATTGCTGGTGCCATTGATTTTGCGTTCCTGTCACTCAATTCTGCAACAAACCTCGGCAAGTGTTCTTAAGGCGTGGGGTTGTAATTCAGAGGTATCTGCAAACTTTGAATAGATGTGAATATTCCTCAAGGCATCATCTACAGACTCATGGCTTCTTGAAGACAAAATGTAGCTCTACAGCAATAGAAGAGTTGTTCTCTAGACTGGTTGCCGAGACTATTGCATGATGTAGAGTTCACTGTCGGCGGTGACTGATCTGGACAAATTGAACCTGCTGCAGTATTTGAGAAATTAATAACATGCCATACTTATCTGCAATCATGCAAAGATACAAAAATGTTGACGAGTTTCTGTTCACATTGATTTTTGATCCTTCAAGCAGTGGCGATCAGGCACATTTGAGGCCCTACTTTGAAAATTGAAAGGCCCACAAAAGGACCTATCACTTGCAAGATCGAAGTAAAGAACCACCAGAGGCCCTATGACGGGCCAATCGTGCTACTCTACTTTGCGATCCCTACCTGTCCCCTGCTACATAAGGTTATACGCCGTCATCGATAATGAGTCACGGCTCTGTCGGGAAGCCGTGTGTCGACCGGCAACATCACTCATCCAATGCCGGTCTCCGTGCACACCGACCGGGGACTCAATCGCCGCAGTAGGGAGACTCATCGGCGCCTGCTCCCTGTTGACAAGAATACCGCAATCACGGAAAGTAATCGAAATTGAGACATCAATCGCCCCAGGTCTATGAATATTAATAGTCGAGTCGTTCAAACTCGAATCAATGCACTTTTACAGTCAGGACATTCCCTCTCACAATCAACCGCCACCATGCCTACTCTTGAGCTGAAGTACGCCACCAAAAATGAGCTTGCTTTCCTTGACACTCAGGTGAAGAGAAAACTAAAGGTTTCCGGCGACAAGATCGAGTACACCGCAACTGAGCTTGCCACGGAAGACAGTGAGGAGCGCGCCAAGCTAGCTGGCGTTTACAACCTGAACAAGCCTTTTTATGATGTCACTCTCAATTACCGCCTCTGCCCTACCAAAGGTGGCGACGAGATGATCTGGGGCGGCACTTTCGCTCAGATGCGCCGGAAGTACGATCCCCGGCCCGTCAAGATTTACAATGCTCGGGGCAAGGAGTCGGAATTTACCCTTGACAAGACTGGCTTCCAGTTCGAGCATTTCCCGACGTCGTACAAGGATTTTCCATGGAGCCCCATCGATGAGAACCTTAACAAGATTTATAACGCTGAGTGTGAAGAGTTCATGAGGAAGATGTAAGTGAGTTGCTTGAAATTTAGTCACGTTCATGTAGTTTAGAGAAAAGCCTTCGGCCACTTTTTACTGATAACACGACAGTACTGGTGCCAGTGATGTCCGAGTCATCTCCCACATCATCCGCCAGCGACAGTGGGAAAGTGTCGACCCGGACGAAGACAAAGACAAACCAGACATGGCCATGACCGATGGCGGTCTTCTCTCTGCTCGTTTCGTCCACATTGATCAATCTGATCTTGGAGCCAAGCGTCGTCTGTACGACGACCTCCCTCCTGGGGAGGGCTCGAAGCACGACGGCAAGCATCGCTGGGCCATCGTCAACCTTTGGAGACCAATGGACGAAGTTCACCGCGAGCCCCTCGCTTTGTGCGATGCCAGGACAGTTCGCGACGACGAACTCCACGACACCATGCATTGCGTGCCTTTCAGGTGGCCACATAAGCCGACTGAGAATCGCATGTGGCAGGTTGCGCCTCCCGAGACCCCCGAACAGCACAGGTGGTGGTTCCGGGGTGGCATGACGAGAGATGATGTAATTCTCATCAAAATCTTTGACTCGAAGAAGGATGGCCGGGCCAGGCGAACTCCGCACAGCGCTTTCCCGACCCCTGATGATATTGGTCCTGCCAGACGAAGCATTGAGACGAGGTTCTTCCTTTTCTGGGAGGACCAGAGCTGCGAGTAGAATTTGACAGATGCCGGGTTTCAAGGATATAATTTGGTCGATTGCAGGACTTGGCCTAGTCAAGCTAGGGGAATGCATTTTCGACTTCTGATCAGTCTCCAAGCCAGGACTGGAGAGGACCCTCTCCGAATGCTTGAGTCATTTCGCATGCAGGAACCAAAGTAATAGACAGTGATATCACCTAAGAGGAAGTGGGACTGGAGGGCTCAACCATTCGGCCAAGTTGGGGAGCAGAAAGTCACATCAGGCCGATAAAATGGATTGGACAGGGGCCGTATTGCTATTCTATCTTTAACAAGTTTGCACTGGAATTAACAATTAGGAAACGGTGAAATTGACTGGTGACGTGCAAGGTATATGTCGATATGCAGATACGAAGGACTCATTGATAGACATTGGTATGATTTTGCTTTTCAATTTGAATTGAGTGCTCCTCAAATACAGCAACGATCCAATCTGATATAACAGCCATCTCTGAAATCGGGCTACTAGTTATTTTGCATCCCCAAAGATGTTTGGTGGCGGATTGTCTAGTTCCAGATCACTACTCATACCGACGGAGTGTTCTGCTTTACCGTCCGTACGAAGGGGACCACTTGCTGCGAGCACGAATTTTGTCCCCGTATTGGTAGAAAAGGAAAGGGATGGGGGCCAGAACTACTCCAAACAGTGCCAGTAGTGAAGTAGCACGAGCCACGCCAATGGCAGTATACATGGATGTGCTATGTAGTAGTCAGCAAGACAGCAAGACAAGTCAGGATTCCGGGAAGATACTTACGCGAAAACCGGAAAGCCGGACGCGAACAGAGATCGCATAAACGTGTTCGCCGCGATTGCCGAGTTTGAGTTGACTCCGTAGCAGTCGACAATGTAGTTCATTCCCTGCATGTTGATCAAGATAATACCGACGCCAATAGGCACTCCGGCAATGATTTGTGGCCAGGGCCCTGTGGATGGCGAGCTAGTTGCCGCAAACCAAAACATGCCTACCGGCAGACAAATCGTTCCCATCATCATGAGCAGCAATCTGTTCTCCTGAGGACGTCCAGCCTTGGGGTCGGGGGAGAGCTTGGTGTTGACCGTTGCGATGATGAGGGCGCCGCCAAGGATGGTCCCAAACAAGATGGACAGCAGCGGAAGGCCAGCCGAAGTGGCATCCCAATGGCGCTCACGCTCAAAAGACATTGGGTaagcgaggaagaagacgtaCATCAGACCTGGAACACAATCAGTCAGAAGTTTGGCAGTAGCTTTCTCGGGATAGATGACGCACCGAAGACCACAGAGATGTAAGTGGACATCAACAAAAGGATGGGCTCAAGAAAGAGCATTTTGGCAGGACGGGAGAGGAATTTCTCCACAATGTCATTGGGACTGCTCTCTTGCTCTTCCGACTTGGCTCGCAGTGCCCAGTTACGCGTCATATGGCGCATGCGCTTCGCTCGCCTTTCCAACAGAACCGGGGAGTACGTTTCTGTCAAAACCGGGTAGGTGACCACAGCCACACTGAGAGTGAAGATGGCAGTGATATTGAAGATCCAGCGCCAGCCCAACGTGCTCTTGACAATGATGGAGCCTATCATCGGACCAAGCACAGGCCCAATCATTAGGAACGTCCCCGTGCAAGGCATGGCGAACCCTCTCTGCTTTGGGGTCCAAATGTCGGCCAAGGTGCCGCTCAGGATGGCGGAAGGCGCGGCGCCAAAAAGGCCTTGTAGAAAGCGGAAGACAAAGATCGTGAAGAGGCTTTGAGCATTCGCTGCCGGTAGCTGAAGAATAGCAAACGTTACATAGCCAGTCATCAGTGGGCGCTTCCTGCCATAACGCTCAGACAAGGGCCTGGAAGCGGCCTGTTAGCATGGCATATTCGTCGTTGTTGGGGTGCGGGAGGGGTTCGTACCCGAAGATGATGGGGCCAACTGCAAAACCAAGCATAAACAGCGACGTGCCGCCAAAGACCATGGTTTGTACGGTGGTGTTGTACTCTGCAGCCGTCACGCCAGCAGCCGCGCTGAAGACTGATGATGAGAATGTCGTGGACAGCACATAGAGCGCCAATACTAGTGTAATGAGCCATTTTCGTGGCCTGGGAAGGTTCTGGGGATGGCCCTTGTCTTCTGGACTAAGCCAGTCGACGATGAAGTCTCCTCCTTGGATCTTGACAAAGACCTGTTCGTCCACTGATAATACATCCTCGGAAGACGGAGCCTCTGTAGAGGTTGCGTGTGGTGTTGGTGCCATGGTGATCTGACTTCGAGTCTGGCAGAGTGAGAGGGTGAGGGAAGTGGCAGGTCTATGACGATCAAACTACACAATGAAGTCAGCAAGTTTTGTTAATAGACACCCAAGAAACCATGGACGACTGACAGGAACAATAATTCTTCAATTCACCGACTCTACGATATCTTCGACAGTGCAAAGGCCCCCAAGTTGTTGACTGTGGCCTCTCTTTTGAACGCAAGGACCGGGGTTTATATGGAAACATTCCAGGCACAAAACATGAAACCCAATCTCGTTACTATTCGAAAGCATGGGACTTTCATAGAAGTGGGACGGTGGACAACGGCAATACACGAGGCGTAATAGAACTATCCGCATCCCCCCACCCGGAAAACGAACGATATGCCTTGCAAACAAGTAATTCATGCTTTTAGGTACGCACCTCTCTGTTGTCCACCGAGTTCAAAGGTTTCGCTTTGCATTTGTACTCGGACCATGTCGCAGTTTCTTAAATCGGACAGTTCGACTTCTAGCAAGTCTCGAAGACTCGTATCCACAGTTGAGCCTGCTCAGAAGCATCGTTCACCTTTTTCACCTTCGAAAAAAATCGATTCGAGTTTCTCATTGAATTCATTCTTAGGGTGTGAATGAATGCCGGGCGATCGAGTGGTTGTGTGTTGGAGCTTCCCGAGTTGTAACGGACTCGGCAACTGTTCCCCGATGCACCAGCACCACGGCCAAAGCTAGCTTCGAAACACCATGACATGAACCTTGAGCCTATTCAAAATCTACCGTTCTCCAGGAACCCCTCTTGTAGAGTAGTAGGGAAGGTATACATTGAGCATCAATCTGTTCGCCGTCACCAATCCGGAGTAACTACGTCACGCGAAACAAGACCCGTTTAAAGATCGGGGGGATGTATCTTGAGGGTTCCCGAAGCTGGTACAGTCTTCTGATAAATTTCATTGATGGTTGGAAAACAGTCTGAGTAGAAACAGAAAATGAGCATGAAGAGCTTCGCACACTATCGATGGGGAGAAAGTCCGTGATAAGATTGGATTGTTTGACATGGTTTACACTTGTGACGTCCTCCTCAAAGtgcgaaaaaaaaaagcaaatGTAAGGTCGACCCTGATGTAGTACGATTGACTCTAAATGAGCATTATCCAGACATGACTTGCCAGATTACGGTGAATGCAGGACTTGATGGAATTCAACTGAGCTAATGGAAAGGTTTCTTGAGATCAAGTAGTACTGCTACGAGTGTGGCGTAAGTAGATGTTCATCCCAGATCTGTCACCAGAGAACTATGCTCAGACCAATCGTAGTCGAGATTGGAACACCTAGAACTTTGCACCATGCCATTTTTTACTGGTGATATTTCCCCAAGTGTTTCTCCCAGCCCGCCGTGGACCGAAGCTGTAGATTTGACCGCGTCTTCTGTCTCGCGTTTTACAACCTTGAAAATGGCGAGAACGGCAAGAGAGATGATAATTGCGGCAGCGACAACGTCGTGTGCAATAACGTGCCAAGAAGATACACGAGGCCATCGCGAAGCCATAAATGGCCAAGTTCCATTGGCCGTTGAGTGACACTTTAAAACTGTAAGACGTCGTTAGAACCGATCACTAAACCACAACACTCAAACACCACATACTTACGGTTGTATCCCGAAGAAATCAGGACATCATCCAGTATGTGTGCGACGCCTCCAAAAATGAGAACGTCTTGCCTAAGAATCTTCGCCTCGTTGACGAAGACATCGCCTCTGGAGTCGTGCCTGATGGTGACATTCAAGCCACTGAGAGTTTGGTACTCACTCTCATCTGTGGCAAAAGCACTGTGATAAAGGACCTGGTTCGGAATGGCGTGATTCGCAACAAACATTGCCAATTGCTCGATACTTAGGGAGTCCAGTAGAAAACGCCACCGCCTCACTGCTCTGTCATTCGGCAGAAAGAGGGTCACGTCTTTCATGGCCTCCAGTTCTTCTCCGGTGTGGGACCGCTCAATGATGTTCCAAAACTCATGGAGGTTGCCCAATTTGGTGGTCTCTGAGATGTTGTGTgggaggacgaggttgcTGTTGAGTGTATGCAGAACACCGTTGTCATGGCTTATATCCGACTCGTTGATGTGCATAACCTTCTGGATGCCTGACTCTACGTAAAAAGAGTCCTTGATGACGGAAAGTTTGACAGCCGGACCATCTGTAACATTGTTCAAGATTGGCGGACGCAAGACCGAATGAACAAGTTGAATACCGGTTCTCAGTGAAGGGTCAGAAGAAGTGTAGACTCCCTCAAGGAAATGGTATTCCAAAATGCCCCGGGCAAGCATTGGGTCGATGGAGCTCATGTTCAAGCCCCAATTGGCGAGACCAAGGAGCGCGTCATCTGTCATTGCCAAGAAAGTCGACTTCTTAGCTGTTTCGAACCGCTCCAGTAAGTCGAGGTCCTCCAAAAGACCATGAAGCATCGAAAGCGACCCATGGTTCGTCAGCGTTTGGCCTAGCGGTGTGGCCGAAGTGTGGCCCAGAAGCACTGTGGCCGGGGCAATGAGTGAAAAACGCATCGTTGGAAGTGAGGGGAGAGGAAAGGGAGTAGGAAACAAGGAAGGAATTCCGGCTTGCGTCTGCTGTCTGCTGACGGGGAAGTTGTCTAAGTGCACTCGGGGGGGGTTCTCAAGGTTATGCCGACTTAGCACTGGCCGGGCTTTATTCCCCGTTGGCAGCCCAGCCTTTTGATCTCCGGTTTATGCTTTTCGCGGAAGTCATCCGGCGAGTCTCTGCGTCTCAAACACTATTTGCTAGCCTGCGGGCTGAATTGACCAAGCTGCACTCACTCCCTTAGATACTGTCACATTCTAGCCATTTCTCAGCTTGCTGCTTAGCTGTCCTATGATATGAAGACTATTAGAACCATTTGGTTTCAAGTCCTGTGATCTACACCGATTACGAATAACATCATAATGCACGCTGTTCACTTTCTGACCCATGTTTTGCCATGGCCCTTATTCAGCTGGTCCCCCATGTCGTTGGAAGCCGTGACGTCCAATACCCAGCACTCTGTACAGCGATCTATGTACTTCGAGCTCAATCTTACAGCAGGCCGAGTAGATGCACTCGGTGCTGGGCTACGAGACGCCATTCTGGCCAATA from Colletotrichum higginsianum IMI 349063 chromosome 4, whole genome shotgun sequence includes:
- a CDS encoding GA4 desaturase, with translation MPYSSQKPESVHAYVNYHLPPPMGEPFPVQMIATVGFQRTKYDRQLVRVTDMRTCDEEFSLDTQGFKVVKSTIRERQWEGDYRFFLPEQLRKDVQELLMRHSGATYVHPFTPHVVRRDPYEKILNISDDLPDSQMLNMQPPAMFIHVGTCNEATTAMMCSRKIDQSYKGAEAVLDRLPDAERLRAKTKNRWGIINVWHPLKLVQREPLAVCDARSVEESDLRPVTTRIILGKPPNTTNKDNEQWHMVASPHHEWFYASNMTPDEALLIKIFDTKLDGRARRVPHTAIQTPKDNGPPRESIEIRCLVFWEDQDLE
- a CDS encoding Short-chain dehydrogenase, whose protein sequence is MSDCKIVLITGANKGLGYQAVRALLGSKQRYHVFLGSRDFAKGKAAAETVAAEIKSQSVVEPLQLDVESDTSIKNAFETVKSKVDRLDALVNNAGVMLDQQIERGNMTVREAYNKSWDINVTGPHVITDTFLPLLLKSSDPRLIFNTSGVSSLANAADSSHFTYRVPPAGTPKPVGTISYRAAKVGLNMVMLEWVRMLKNDGVKVWCVAPGFFATDIGEGDPESMKKMGAGDPSAGGQALVNVLEGERDADVGKVVNMAVYGTPVQPW
- a CDS encoding GA4 desaturase family protein, with protein sequence MNINSRVVQTRINALLQSGHSLSQSTATMPTLELKYATKNELAFLDTQVKRKLKVSGDKIEYTATELATEDSEERAKLAGVYNLNKPFYDVTLNYRLCPTKGGDEMIWGGTFAQMRRKYDPRPVKIYNARGKESEFTLDKTGFQFEHFPTSYKDFPWSPIDENLNKIYNAECEEFMRKITGASDVRVISHIIRQRQWESVDPDEDKDKPDMAMTDGGLLSARFVHIDQSDLGAKRRLYDDLPPGEGSKHDGKHRWAIVNLWRPMDEVHREPLALCDARTVRDDELHDTMHCVPFRWPHKPTENRMWQVAPPETPEQHRWWFRGGMTRDDVILIKIFDSKKDGRARRTPHSAFPTPDDIGPARRSIETRFFLFWEDQSCE
- a CDS encoding Conidial pigment polyketide synthase alb1; the protein is MGSPKQSKRTFAYSIYVCRKPDMDEQSHHNHIENVNTPIIKPLLEKYGAVCYTVTHNDTPAKADFKSLFPDAPSEMLLDYDTVISIIVPDIGCIEKMRKDPDFLDKFIPDHFNFADMNRSRDWETKTNGVEKESLLPSVWDCE
- a CDS encoding MFS transporter, with product MAPTPHATSTEAPSSEDVLSVDEQVFVKIQGGDFIVDWLSPEDKGHPQNLPRPRKWLITLVLALYVLSTTFSSSVFSAAAGVTAAEYNTTVQTMVFGGTSLFMLGFAVGPIIFGPLSERYGRKRPLMTGYVTFAILQLPAANAQSLFTIFVFRFLQGLFGAAPSAILSGTLADIWTPKQRGFAMPCTGTFLMIGPVLGPMIGSIIVKSTLGWRWIFNITAIFTLSVAVVTYPVLTETYSPVLLERRAKRMRHMTRNWALRAKSEEQESSPNDIVEKFLSRPAKMLFLEPILLLMSTYISVVFGLMYVFFLAYPMSFERERHWDATSAGLPLLSILFGTILGGALIIATVNTKLSPDPKAGRPQENRLLLMMMGTICLPVGMFWFAATSSPSTGPWPQIIAGVPIGVGIILINMQGMNYIVDCYGVNSNSAIAANTFMRSLFASGFPVFATSMYTAIGVARATSLLALFGVVLAPIPFLFYQYGDKIRARSKWSPSYGR
- a CDS encoding MFP1 protein; protein product: MRFSLIAPATVLLGHTSATPLGQTLTNHGSLSMLHGLLEDLDLLERFETAKKSTFLAMTDDALLGLANWGLNMSSIDPMLARGILEYHFLEGVYTSSDPSLRTGIQLVHSVLRPPILNNVTDGPAVKLSVIKDSFYVESGIQKVMHINESDISHDNGVLHTLNSNLVLPHNISETTKLGNLHEFWNIIERSHTGEELEAMKDVTLFLPNDRAVRRWRFLLDSLSIEQLAMFVANHAIPNQVLYHSAFATDESEYQTLSGLNVTIRHDSRGDVFVNEAKILRQDVLIFGGVAHILDDVLISSGYNLLKCHSTANGTWPFMASRWPRVSSWHVIAHDVVAAAIIISLAVLAIFKVVKRETEDAVKSTASVHGGLGETLGEISPVKNGMVQSSRCSNLDYDWSEHSSLVTDLG